One Neovison vison isolate M4711 chromosome 2, ASM_NN_V1, whole genome shotgun sequence genomic window carries:
- the LOC122898852 gene encoding late cornified envelope-like proline-rich protein 1, translating into MSSDDKNKSSEPKSEPKNYDPRCEQKCEAKCQPSCLKKLLQRCSEKCPREKCPAPQKCPPCPSPCPPPCPPPCPAPFPSKSCSKSCPPKCPSPCPPPE; encoded by the coding sequence ATGTCGagtgatgataaaaataaatctagTGAACCTAAGAGTGAGCCCAAGAACTATGATCCCAGGTGTGAACAAAAGTGTGAAGCCAAATGCCAGCCCAGCTGTTTAAAAAAGCTGCTGCAACGGTGCTCTGAAAAGTGCCCACGGGAAAAATGCCCAGCACCACAAAAGTGTCCACCATGCCCCTCACCATGTCCCCCACCGTGTCCTCCTCCATGCccagctcccttcccctccaagTCCTGTTCCAAGTCCTGTCCTCCTAAATGTccatctccctgcccacccccagagTGA
- the LOC122898853 gene encoding proline-rich protein 9-like, with protein sequence MSFNEQQCKQPCVPPPCLQKTQEQCQAKAEEVCLPPCQDSCQESCPVQIQEVCLPQCQELNQESCLQQSQDQCPPQCVEPCQEFSQTKCVEVCPQKVQEKCLHPGKEK encoded by the coding sequence ATGTCCTTTAATGAGCAGCAGTGTAAGCAGCCATGTGTGCCTCCTCCATGTCTTCAAAAGACCCAAGAGCAGTGCCAGGCAAAGGCTGAGGAAGTGTGCCTCCCCCCATGCCAGGACTCCTGCCAGGAGAGTTGCCCAGTACAAATTCAGGAGGTATGTCTTCCTCAGTGCCAGGAGTTAAACCAAGAGAGTTGCCTACAGCAAAGCCAAGACCAATGCCCACCTCAGTGTGTGGAGCCATGCCAGGAGTTTTCTCAGACAAAATGTGTGGAAGTTTGTCCACAGAAAGTCCAGGAGAAGTGCTTACACCCCGGCAAGGAAAAGTAG